In Mycolicibacterium phocaicum, one DNA window encodes the following:
- a CDS encoding helix-turn-helix domain-containing protein, which produces MTLTSEVRDTPSGADDPGDSAATGTNGAPTVAFPAQAPGEKPVEFWSTSAIRAALENDDLAVWQRIVVAIKRDPFGRTARQVEEILATTNPYGISKALAEVLARARTQLEANECAEVARQIRLLMERSGLSETEFASRIGVGAQELSAYVAGTTSPSAALLVRMRRLSDRFARMRSARS; this is translated from the coding sequence GTGACGTTGACATCCGAAGTGAGGGACACCCCTTCTGGTGCCGACGATCCCGGTGACTCCGCCGCAACCGGCACCAACGGGGCACCCACCGTCGCGTTCCCGGCGCAGGCCCCCGGCGAGAAGCCCGTCGAGTTCTGGTCGACGTCCGCCATCCGCGCCGCGCTGGAGAACGACGACCTCGCGGTGTGGCAGCGCATCGTCGTCGCCATCAAGCGCGACCCCTTCGGCCGCACCGCTCGTCAGGTCGAAGAGATCCTGGCGACCACCAACCCGTACGGCATCTCCAAGGCCTTGGCCGAGGTGCTGGCCCGTGCCCGCACCCAGCTCGAGGCCAACGAATGCGCCGAGGTCGCGCGCCAGATCCGGCTGCTGATGGAGCGTTCCGGTCTCAGCGAGACGGAATTCGCGTCCCGCATCGGTGTTGGCGCACAAGAACTTTCGGCCTACGTCGCGGGCACCACCAGCCCGTCGGCCGCGCTGCTGGTACGCATGCGGCGGCTCTCGGACCGGTTCGCCCGGATGCGCTCCGCCCGGTCCTGA
- a CDS encoding hemophore, with amino-acid sequence MKTTSVAVRRGLAGAFAVTALGGVMVTSFGAPSAGAGQDPCAASQVAKTIGMVATSTGTYLDAHPTANQTLTNISQQQPGPQSLAALKTYFDANPQEGAALQNLQAPLVTLSSQCKLPLTLPQLMGLMQSAQQGGGLPATLPAMPAVPSVPGAVPFTPTLPGVTTATGSIPAAQAVSAAQPAGR; translated from the coding sequence ATGAAGACGACCAGTGTCGCGGTTCGCCGCGGACTCGCCGGGGCGTTCGCTGTAACTGCACTCGGCGGTGTGATGGTGACGTCGTTCGGCGCTCCGTCGGCCGGTGCGGGCCAGGATCCGTGTGCGGCCAGCCAGGTCGCCAAGACCATCGGCATGGTCGCCACGTCGACGGGCACCTACCTGGACGCGCACCCCACCGCGAACCAGACGCTGACCAACATCTCGCAGCAGCAGCCCGGCCCGCAGTCGCTGGCAGCGCTGAAGACCTACTTCGATGCCAACCCGCAGGAGGGCGCCGCGCTGCAGAACCTGCAGGCGCCGCTGGTGACGCTGTCGTCGCAGTGCAAGCTGCCGTTGACGCTGCCGCAGCTGATGGGCCTGATGCAGTCGGCGCAGCAGGGCGGCGGACTGCCGGCCACGCTGCCCGCGATGCCCGCCGTGCCGAGCGTGCCCGGCGCCGTGCCGTTCACGCCCACCCTGCCCGGCGTGACGACGGCGACGGGGTCCATTCCGGCGGCCCAGGCCGTGTCGGCGGCGCAACCCGCCGGGCGCTAG
- a CDS encoding MMPL family transporter: protein MMRLSGLLRRWRWAVFATWLLLMVPSLYLAATQSSNLSGGGFDVAGSQSLHVQYELEDHFPDEGASPLALVAAPNANASQEDMTAAVDELKRIAAGVSNVKVVPDPTQAEPQAGKPYVVTLRLDFNNSGAVDIAKKLRKAVGIEGGKPGQTADGKVRLYVIGQGALGAAASETTKHDVAEAEKWNLPIVLIVLLAVFGSLAAAAMPMLLGACTVIVTMGVVYLLSIWVTMSVFVTTTLSMFGIALAVDYSLFILMRFREELRAGRDPEQAVDASMATSGLAVLLSGLTVIASITGIYLIGTPVLSSMATGAILAVAVAVLTSTTLIPAVLATFGKRVAKRSSWLHVSRRPDATQSRFWTQWTERTMRCPWLSALLATVFLVALAAPSFGMQLGNSMLRQFEPSHEIRSGVAAAAEALGPGALGPIRVLATFPDATASDPQNTATLDALHQTMTQAPDVAQVSPPVFSNDNRSALFSVVLSVDPEDLVARDSITWLREHLPGVAGPNVAIAVGGPTALIMDFDHRVANTEILVFAFVSLIAFVMLLISIRSIVLALKGVLMTVLSVAAAYGSLVIVFEWGWFKALGFKPLESLDTTIPPLVLAMTFGLSMDYEIFLLTRIRERFLQTGNTRDAVAYGVSTSARTITSAALIMIAVFIGFAFAGMPLVAQMGVACAVAIAVDATVVRLVLVPALMAMFDQWNWWLPKWLDRLLPSVDFDKPLPTTDTGSLVIIPDDISALGPSGAELRSVVKSAAKLKSLAEQTVTVADPLAFSGCEPGEQQYVPRAVPRRIAAAPPRKDRSRTGLALLRRRAHGLSRSASDNPDVHPVTMWGGRLSVALDALSLSDTDGPAIERRSPVETTTVLLPTGDRLEIPTGAETLRLKGYLIMSRNSVQDYTDFVDLVSCMDIRTAAAVLAGIDGYYCGERSKNQWVATQLVRRLADPHPFDDHESADWPDVKQRCLAVAVAMLEEAR from the coding sequence ATGATGCGGCTGAGCGGTCTGCTCCGGCGTTGGCGCTGGGCGGTTTTCGCCACCTGGCTGCTCCTCATGGTGCCGTCTCTGTATCTCGCTGCGACGCAGTCCAGCAACCTCAGCGGCGGCGGGTTCGACGTCGCCGGCTCCCAGTCCCTGCACGTCCAGTACGAGCTCGAGGACCACTTCCCCGACGAGGGCGCCTCACCGCTGGCCCTGGTCGCCGCCCCGAACGCCAACGCGTCGCAGGAAGACATGACCGCCGCCGTCGACGAGCTCAAACGCATCGCGGCGGGCGTCTCCAACGTCAAGGTCGTCCCCGACCCTACGCAGGCCGAGCCGCAGGCCGGCAAACCCTACGTCGTCACGTTGCGCCTCGACTTCAACAACAGTGGCGCCGTCGACATCGCCAAGAAGCTGCGTAAAGCAGTCGGCATCGAGGGCGGCAAGCCCGGTCAGACCGCCGACGGCAAGGTCCGGCTCTACGTCATCGGGCAGGGCGCGCTCGGCGCCGCTGCCAGCGAGACCACCAAGCACGACGTCGCCGAGGCCGAGAAGTGGAACCTGCCGATCGTGCTGATCGTGCTGCTGGCGGTGTTCGGCTCCCTCGCGGCCGCGGCCATGCCGATGCTGCTCGGCGCCTGCACGGTGATCGTGACGATGGGGGTGGTCTACCTCCTGTCCATCTGGGTCACCATGAGCGTCTTCGTGACCACGACGCTGTCGATGTTCGGCATCGCGCTGGCCGTCGACTATTCGCTGTTCATCCTCATGAGATTCCGCGAGGAGCTGCGGGCCGGCCGTGACCCGGAGCAGGCCGTCGACGCGTCGATGGCGACGTCCGGTCTGGCGGTGCTGCTGTCCGGGCTGACGGTCATCGCGTCGATCACCGGCATCTACCTGATCGGCACGCCGGTGCTGTCGTCGATGGCCACCGGCGCCATCCTGGCCGTCGCCGTCGCGGTGCTGACGTCGACCACCCTGATCCCGGCCGTGCTCGCCACGTTCGGCAAGCGGGTCGCCAAACGCTCGTCGTGGCTGCACGTGTCGCGCCGCCCGGACGCCACGCAGTCGCGGTTCTGGACCCAGTGGACCGAGCGGACCATGCGGTGCCCATGGCTGTCGGCGCTACTGGCCACCGTGTTCCTGGTTGCCCTGGCCGCACCGTCGTTCGGCATGCAACTGGGCAACAGCATGCTGCGCCAGTTCGAGCCGTCCCACGAAATCCGCAGCGGCGTGGCCGCGGCGGCGGAAGCGCTGGGCCCCGGCGCGCTCGGCCCGATCCGGGTCCTGGCGACGTTCCCCGACGCGACGGCGTCCGACCCGCAGAACACCGCGACGCTCGACGCCCTGCACCAGACCATGACGCAGGCGCCGGACGTCGCCCAGGTGTCACCGCCGGTGTTCAGCAACGACAACCGCAGCGCCCTGTTCTCGGTGGTGCTCTCGGTGGACCCCGAAGACCTCGTCGCGCGGGACTCCATCACCTGGCTGCGAGAACACCTGCCGGGGGTCGCCGGCCCGAACGTCGCCATCGCCGTCGGTGGACCGACGGCGCTGATCATGGACTTCGACCACCGCGTCGCGAACACCGAGATCCTGGTGTTCGCCTTCGTGTCGCTCATCGCGTTCGTGATGCTGCTGATCTCGATCCGCTCGATCGTGCTGGCGCTCAAGGGCGTCCTCATGACGGTGCTGTCGGTGGCCGCGGCCTACGGCAGCCTGGTGATCGTCTTCGAATGGGGCTGGTTCAAGGCGCTCGGGTTCAAGCCACTGGAATCGCTGGACACCACCATCCCGCCGCTGGTGCTGGCGATGACGTTCGGCTTGTCCATGGACTACGAGATCTTCCTGCTGACACGCATCCGGGAACGCTTCCTGCAGACCGGCAACACCCGCGACGCCGTCGCGTACGGCGTCAGCACCAGTGCCCGCACCATCACCAGTGCCGCGCTCATCATGATCGCCGTCTTCATCGGATTCGCGTTCGCCGGTATGCCGCTGGTGGCCCAGATGGGCGTGGCCTGCGCCGTGGCCATCGCGGTCGACGCGACGGTGGTCCGCCTGGTCCTGGTGCCGGCGCTGATGGCGATGTTCGACCAGTGGAACTGGTGGCTGCCCAAGTGGCTGGACCGCCTGCTGCCGTCGGTGGATTTCGACAAGCCGTTGCCCACCACCGATACCGGCAGCCTCGTCATCATCCCCGACGACATCTCCGCGCTGGGCCCGTCCGGCGCGGAGCTGCGCAGCGTCGTGAAGTCCGCCGCCAAGCTGAAAAGCCTTGCCGAACAGACTGTTACGGTCGCCGATCCGCTGGCGTTCAGCGGCTGCGAGCCGGGCGAGCAGCAGTACGTGCCCCGCGCCGTGCCCCGCCGGATCGCGGCGGCGCCCCCGCGCAAGGACCGGTCCCGCACCGGGCTGGCGTTGCTGCGCCGGCGTGCCCACGGCCTGTCCCGGTCCGCGTCGGACAACCCGGACGTGCACCCCGTCACCATGTGGGGCGGCCGGCTGTCGGTCGCGCTCGACGCGCTGTCGCTCAGCGACACCGACGGCCCCGCCATCGAGCGTCGCAGCCCCGTGGAGACGACGACGGTGCTGCTGCCCACGGGCGACCGGCTCGAAATCCCGACGGGCGCCGAGACGCTGCGGCTCAAGGGCTACCTGATCATGTCCCGCAACAGCGTTCAGGACTACACCGACTTCGTCGATCTGGTGTCGTGCATGGACATCCGGACCGCAGCCGCGGTTCTTGCCGGAATTGACGGGTATTACTGTGGAGAACGGTCGAAGAACCAGTGGGTGGCCACCCAGTTGGTCCGCAGGTTGGCCGACCCGCACCCGTTCGACGACCACGAATCGGCAGATTGGCCCGACGTCAAACAGCGTTGTCTGGCGGTGGCAGTGGCCATGTTGGAGGAGGCGAGGTGA
- a CDS encoding M23 family metallopeptidase: protein MTPGSRLAAAVLLTVALTSCTSVPQSGRSSTPSTSSADAATPIVTPVLVDVVAEPVPMPATDGRVHLAYELLLTNTSPEPVTVDSVAVMGPVGPLLQLSGAGLGYWTRTMGTRVSTNDLAPGQRSVVWLDVKLDAGSAVPQQLSHRVVVKVPKPMPPLVPPVVTENVAPVPVSDHKPVVLDPPLRGSGWLDANGCCDMTPHRMALNPIDGKLWAAERFAIDYEQLRADGQLFGGDRAKTDSYLYFGSDVHAVADGPVVAVLDGLPEQVPGVDPTGLTLAQYGGNHVVQDLGNGNFAFYAHLKTGSVKVKPGDRLTAGQVLGNVGNTGNSSAPHLHFHVMSTPDPLRADGLPFVFRSFRLTDRLADMAAVDAVEAGGPARPVPGFTVRAETNVSPLNLDVMTYDN, encoded by the coding sequence ATGACTCCGGGTAGCCGGCTGGCGGCGGCAGTCCTGCTCACCGTCGCGCTGACCTCCTGTACGTCCGTACCACAATCGGGCCGATCTTCCACTCCCTCAACCAGTTCCGCGGATGCCGCCACGCCGATCGTCACGCCCGTCCTGGTCGACGTCGTGGCCGAACCCGTCCCGATGCCGGCCACCGACGGTCGGGTCCATCTCGCGTACGAGCTGCTGCTCACCAACACCTCACCCGAACCCGTGACGGTGGATTCGGTCGCGGTCATGGGACCCGTCGGGCCACTGCTGCAGCTGTCCGGCGCCGGCCTCGGCTACTGGACGCGGACCATGGGCACCCGGGTCAGCACCAACGACCTGGCGCCGGGACAGCGTTCCGTCGTGTGGCTCGACGTCAAACTGGACGCGGGAAGTGCGGTGCCGCAGCAGCTTTCCCACCGCGTGGTGGTCAAGGTCCCTAAACCCATGCCACCGCTCGTGCCGCCGGTGGTGACGGAGAACGTCGCACCCGTGCCGGTGTCCGACCACAAGCCCGTCGTACTCGACCCACCGCTGCGCGGCTCCGGCTGGCTCGACGCCAACGGCTGCTGCGACATGACGCCGCACCGGATGGCCCTCAACCCGATCGACGGAAAGCTCTGGGCCGCAGAGCGATTCGCCATCGACTACGAGCAGCTCCGGGCCGACGGACAGCTGTTCGGCGGGGACCGCGCGAAGACCGACAGCTACCTCTACTTCGGCTCCGACGTACACGCCGTCGCGGACGGCCCCGTGGTCGCGGTCCTCGACGGACTGCCCGAGCAGGTGCCCGGCGTCGACCCGACTGGCCTGACGCTGGCGCAGTACGGCGGCAACCACGTCGTCCAGGACCTCGGGAACGGGAACTTCGCGTTCTACGCGCACCTGAAGACCGGCAGTGTCAAGGTCAAGCCCGGTGACCGGCTGACTGCCGGGCAGGTGCTGGGCAACGTCGGCAACACCGGCAATTCCAGTGCGCCGCATCTACATTTCCACGTGATGAGCACGCCCGATCCGCTGCGCGCCGACGGCCTGCCCTTCGTCTTCCGCTCGTTCCGGCTCACCGACCGACTGGCCGACATGGCCGCCGTCGACGCGGTGGAGGCCGGCGGTCCCGCGCGGCCGGTCCCCGGCTTCACCGTCCGGGCCGAAACCAATGTCAGCCCACTGAATCTGGACGTGATGACCTATGACAACTGA
- a CDS encoding L,D-transpeptidase yields the protein MPQWNKSKLLTAVVAAGLVAGMTVATPSALADPDAPDPGVAAAPIDPGLPTEAPLPPPIPPVGDPLAPGAPVAPAPVIPGAPIPGEPQPIPAGTPAGQNPTPFVGQPPFNPPTFNPVNGSMVGVAKPIYINFPRPIANKQMAQDAVHISSNPPVPGMFYWVTDTQLRWRPIAFWPANTVVNIDAAGTKSSFRTGDALVATADNATHQMTISRNGKVEKTFPMSMGKSGNETKNGTYYVLEKFPDIVMDSSTYGVPVNSPEGYKLKVNWAVRIDNSGAFVHSAPWSVSDQGKRNVSHGCINLSPDNAKWFYDQFGSGDPIVVKNSVGLYNYSDGAGDWQWGMQTPAATPSTGSGSGSGAGTR from the coding sequence ATGCCGCAGTGGAACAAGAGCAAGCTTCTGACCGCGGTCGTGGCGGCCGGACTGGTCGCCGGAATGACCGTCGCAACCCCGTCGGCGCTGGCCGACCCGGATGCGCCGGACCCCGGTGTGGCAGCCGCGCCGATCGACCCGGGTCTGCCCACGGAGGCTCCCTTGCCGCCGCCGATCCCGCCGGTCGGTGACCCGCTGGCCCCCGGCGCACCCGTCGCGCCCGCTCCCGTCATCCCGGGCGCCCCGATCCCGGGCGAACCCCAGCCGATCCCGGCAGGTACCCCGGCCGGCCAGAACCCGACGCCGTTCGTCGGCCAGCCGCCGTTCAACCCGCCCACCTTCAACCCGGTGAACGGGTCCATGGTGGGTGTGGCCAAGCCGATCTACATCAACTTCCCGCGGCCCATCGCCAACAAGCAGATGGCGCAGGACGCCGTGCACATCTCGTCGAACCCGCCGGTGCCGGGCATGTTCTATTGGGTGACCGACACCCAGCTGCGCTGGCGGCCCATCGCGTTCTGGCCGGCGAACACCGTCGTCAACATCGACGCCGCGGGCACCAAGTCCAGCTTCCGCACCGGTGACGCGCTGGTCGCGACGGCCGACAACGCCACGCACCAGATGACCATCAGCCGCAACGGCAAGGTCGAGAAGACGTTCCCGATGTCCATGGGCAAGTCCGGTAACGAGACCAAGAACGGCACCTACTACGTGCTGGAGAAGTTCCCGGACATCGTGATGGACTCGTCGACGTACGGCGTCCCGGTCAACTCACCCGAGGGCTACAAGCTGAAGGTCAATTGGGCGGTCCGCATCGACAACAGCGGCGCGTTCGTGCACAGCGCCCCGTGGTCGGTGTCCGACCAGGGCAAGCGCAACGTCAGCCACGGCTGCATCAACCTCTCGCCCGACAACGCGAAGTGGTTCTACGACCAGTTCGGCAGTGGTGACCCGATCGTCGTGAAGAACTCGGTCGGCCTGTACAACTACTCCGACGGTGCGGGCGACTGGCAATGGGGCATGCAGACGCCGGCCGCGACGCCGTCCACGGGCAGCGGCTCGGGTTCGGGCGCCGGCACGCGCTGA
- a CDS encoding lysylphosphatidylglycerol synthase transmembrane domain-containing protein has translation MACRRGDARPARTRGKYWWLRWVLIGVAVAVLTVEVVMVWEQLAKAWRSLLSATWWWVAAAAVAALASMHSFAQIQRTLLRSAGVQVKQWRSEAAFYAGNALSTTLPGGPVLSATFVYRQQRLWGASPLVASWQLVMSGALQVVGLALLGLGGAFLLGASRNPLSLIFTIGGFVALLLLAQAVAANPQQIDGIGVRLLSWVNSLRGKPADTGLDGWRRTLSQLESVSLSRRTLTVAFSWSLFNWIADVACLACAAYATGGHPSLAGLTVAYAAARAVGAIPLMPGGLLVVEAVLVPGLVSSGMTLAGAISTMLIYRLVSWIFISAIGWVVFFFLFRTEKDIDPDAPDPAGSPGTAPGPRPDSPEDSP, from the coding sequence ATGGCGTGCCGTCGTGGCGATGCCCGGCCGGCTCGGACGCGCGGCAAGTACTGGTGGCTGCGCTGGGTTCTCATCGGCGTCGCCGTCGCCGTGCTGACCGTCGAGGTCGTGATGGTCTGGGAGCAGCTGGCCAAGGCCTGGCGCAGCCTGCTGTCGGCGACGTGGTGGTGGGTGGCCGCCGCGGCCGTCGCGGCCCTGGCCTCGATGCACAGCTTCGCGCAGATCCAGCGCACCCTGCTGCGGTCCGCCGGGGTCCAGGTCAAGCAGTGGCGATCCGAGGCCGCCTTCTATGCCGGCAATGCACTGTCCACCACGCTGCCGGGCGGTCCGGTGCTCTCGGCCACTTTCGTCTACCGCCAGCAGCGGCTGTGGGGCGCGTCGCCGCTGGTCGCGTCGTGGCAGCTGGTGATGTCCGGGGCGCTGCAGGTGGTCGGGCTGGCCCTGCTGGGTCTGGGTGGCGCGTTCCTGCTCGGCGCGAGCAGGAACCCCCTGTCGCTGATCTTCACGATCGGCGGCTTCGTGGCGCTGCTGCTGCTCGCCCAGGCCGTCGCCGCCAATCCGCAGCAGATCGACGGCATCGGCGTGCGGCTGCTGTCGTGGGTCAACTCGCTGCGCGGTAAGCCCGCCGACACCGGGCTGGACGGCTGGCGCCGCACCCTGAGCCAGCTGGAGTCGGTGAGCCTGAGCCGCCGGACCTTGACCGTGGCGTTCAGCTGGTCGCTGTTCAACTGGATCGCCGATGTCGCATGCCTGGCCTGCGCCGCGTACGCCACCGGCGGGCATCCCTCGCTGGCCGGGCTGACGGTCGCCTACGCCGCGGCCCGCGCGGTCGGGGCGATTCCCCTGATGCCCGGCGGACTGCTCGTGGTCGAGGCGGTGCTGGTGCCCGGTCTGGTCTCCAGCGGGATGACGCTGGCGGGGGCCATCTCGACGATGCTGATCTATCGGCTGGTCAGCTGGATCTTCATCTCGGCCATCGGCTGGGTGGTGTTCTTCTTCCTGTTCCGCACGGAGAAGGACATCGACCCGGATGCGCCCGATCCGGCTGGCAGTCCTGGCACCGCACCCGGGCCGCGGCCCGACAGCCCCGAGGACTCGCCATGA
- a CDS encoding M13 family metallopeptidase yields the protein MSLEATSPRSGIDLSYLDPGARPQDDLFGHVNGRWLTDYDIPADRATDGAFRLLADRAEEQVRDLITTASGPVGSDAQRIGDLYASFMDTERVAAVGLAPLLAELALISDAADSAALATVLGALQRTGVGGGAGAYVDTDSKDSTRYLLHFTQSGLGLPDESYYREPAHAAVLAAYPQHIARMLSLVFGGDQAETAARIVALETKLAAAHWDVVKRRDADLSYNLRRFADLADEAPGFDWAGWLAAVGAPADVVAEVVVRQPDFLVAFGALWASEPLEDWKAWLSWRLISGRAPILTDDLVAENFDFYGRTLSGTEEIRDRWKRGVGLVEGLMGDAVGKLYVERHFPPSHKARMDELVANLREAYRVSITNLEWMTPETRQRALAKLDKFTPKIGYPARWRDYSNLVIDAGDLYGNYLRGQAVEHDRELAKLGSEVDRDEWFMTPQTVNAYYNPGMNEIVFPAAILQPPFFDAEADDAANYGGIGAVIGHEIGHGFDDQGAKYDGDGNLVDWWTDTDRAEFGLRTKALIEQYEAFTPRALDAGHHVNGAFTVGENIGDLGGLSIALLAYELSLGGKEAPVIDGLTGVQRVYFGWAQVWRTKSRDAEAIRRLAVDPHSPPEFRCNGVIRNIDSFYEAFDVSTSDELYLDPAERVRIWN from the coding sequence GTGAGTCTCGAAGCTACCTCTCCCCGATCCGGTATCGACCTGAGCTACCTCGACCCCGGCGCCCGCCCGCAGGACGACCTGTTCGGTCACGTCAACGGCCGCTGGCTCACCGACTACGACATCCCGGCCGACCGCGCCACCGACGGCGCCTTCCGCCTGCTGGCCGACCGCGCCGAGGAGCAGGTGCGTGACCTCATCACGACGGCCTCGGGCCCGGTGGGCTCTGATGCCCAGCGCATCGGCGACCTCTACGCGAGCTTCATGGACACCGAGCGGGTGGCCGCCGTCGGCCTCGCGCCGCTGTTGGCGGAGCTTGCCCTGATTTCCGATGCGGCCGACTCCGCCGCTTTGGCCACGGTGCTCGGCGCGTTGCAGCGCACCGGCGTCGGCGGTGGCGCCGGCGCCTACGTCGACACCGATTCCAAGGACTCGACGCGGTACCTGCTGCACTTCACGCAGTCCGGCCTCGGCCTGCCCGACGAGTCCTACTACCGCGAACCGGCACACGCGGCGGTGCTCGCGGCCTACCCGCAGCACATCGCCCGCATGCTGAGTCTGGTCTTCGGCGGCGATCAGGCCGAGACCGCCGCCCGGATCGTCGCGCTGGAGACCAAGCTGGCCGCCGCGCACTGGGACGTGGTCAAGCGCCGCGACGCCGACCTGAGCTACAACCTGCGCCGGTTCGCCGACCTCGCCGACGAGGCACCCGGCTTCGACTGGGCCGGCTGGCTGGCGGCGGTGGGCGCGCCGGCCGACGTGGTCGCCGAAGTCGTGGTGCGGCAACCCGATTTCCTGGTCGCGTTCGGCGCGCTGTGGGCGTCCGAGCCGCTCGAGGACTGGAAGGCCTGGCTGAGCTGGCGCCTGATCAGCGGCCGCGCCCCGATCCTGACCGACGACCTGGTCGCGGAGAACTTCGATTTCTACGGCCGCACCCTGTCGGGCACCGAGGAAATCCGGGACCGCTGGAAGCGTGGCGTCGGCCTCGTCGAGGGTCTGATGGGCGACGCCGTCGGAAAGCTGTACGTGGAGCGGCACTTCCCGCCGTCGCACAAGGCGCGGATGGACGAACTGGTGGCCAACCTGCGCGAGGCCTACCGCGTCAGCATCACCAACCTGGAGTGGATGACGCCTGAGACGCGGCAACGCGCGCTGGCCAAGCTGGACAAGTTCACCCCGAAGATCGGCTACCCGGCACGCTGGCGGGACTACTCGAACCTGGTGATCGACGCCGGCGACCTGTACGGCAACTACCTGCGCGGCCAGGCCGTCGAGCACGACCGGGAGCTGGCGAAGCTGGGCAGTGAAGTGGACCGCGACGAGTGGTTCATGACGCCGCAGACGGTGAATGCCTACTACAACCCGGGCATGAACGAGATCGTCTTCCCCGCAGCGATCCTGCAGCCGCCGTTCTTCGACGCCGAGGCCGACGACGCCGCCAACTACGGCGGGATCGGCGCGGTGATCGGGCACGAGATCGGGCACGGCTTCGACGACCAGGGCGCCAAGTACGACGGCGACGGCAATCTGGTCGACTGGTGGACCGATACCGACCGCGCCGAATTCGGTTTGCGGACAAAAGCTCTCATCGAGCAGTACGAGGCCTTCACGCCACGGGCACTGGATGCGGGCCACCACGTGAACGGCGCGTTCACCGTCGGCGAGAACATCGGCGACCTGGGCGGGCTGTCCATCGCGCTGCTCGCCTACGAGCTGTCACTGGGCGGCAAGGAGGCGCCCGTCATCGACGGGCTGACCGGCGTCCAGCGCGTCTACTTCGGCTGGGCCCAGGTGTGGCGCACCAAATCCCGTGACGCCGAAGCCATTCGGCGCCTCGCCGTCGACCCGCACTCGCCGCCGGAGTTCCGGTGCAACGGCGTGATCCGGAACATCGACTCGTTCTACGAGGCGTTCGATGTCAGCACGTCCGACGAGCTGTACCTGGATCCCGCCGAGCGCGTGCGCATCTGGAATTAG
- a CDS encoding DUF3054 domain-containing protein, with the protein MTTEPTTGNRSAALAFVTDVVLVVIFCAIGRRSHAEGITLAGVAHTSWPFLTGTVAGWALSRGWHRPTALNPTGLVVWISTVVIGMLLRKASAQGVAVSFVIVASTVTAVFLLGWRGLARLRK; encoded by the coding sequence ATGACAACTGAGCCGACCACCGGAAACCGCAGCGCCGCACTGGCTTTCGTCACCGACGTGGTGTTGGTGGTGATCTTCTGCGCCATCGGCCGGCGCAGTCACGCCGAGGGCATCACCCTGGCCGGCGTGGCGCACACGAGCTGGCCGTTCCTGACCGGAACCGTGGCGGGCTGGGCGCTGTCGCGGGGCTGGCACCGCCCGACGGCGCTGAACCCGACCGGGTTGGTGGTGTGGATCAGCACCGTCGTCATCGGCATGCTGCTACGCAAGGCCTCAGCCCAGGGCGTCGCGGTGAGTTTCGTGATCGTCGCCTCGACCGTCACGGCCGTCTTCCTGCTCGGCTGGCGCGGCCTGGCTCGACTCCGCAAGTGA
- a CDS encoding heme-binding protein: MMLTAPAKRRVVAGFIGAGAVAGSMLFGAVPSALADDLPPNCSAADIAGVKSGVEASTSAYLFTHPDVNDFFTSLRGLSKDQAHAKVKQYLIANPQTKAELQGIRQPLKDIRDRCGLPGPAAR; this comes from the coding sequence ATGATGCTCACCGCTCCGGCCAAGCGACGCGTTGTTGCCGGTTTCATCGGCGCCGGCGCAGTCGCCGGCAGCATGTTGTTCGGTGCCGTCCCGTCGGCCCTCGCCGACGACCTGCCGCCCAACTGCTCCGCTGCGGACATCGCCGGTGTCAAGTCCGGTGTCGAGGCATCGACCTCTGCCTACCTGTTCACCCACCCGGACGTGAACGACTTCTTCACCAGTCTGCGGGGTCTGTCGAAGGACCAGGCGCACGCCAAGGTCAAGCAGTACCTGATCGCCAACCCGCAGACCAAGGCGGAGCTGCAGGGCATCCGGCAGCCGCTCAAGGACATCCGCGACCGCTGCGGCCTGCCCGGCCCAGCCGCCCGCTAG
- a CDS encoding MTH1187 family thiamine-binding protein, producing MIVAFSVSPMGGDESGGVGAAVAAAVRVVRESGLPNETNAMFTNIEGEWDEVMAVVKRAVDAVAAASPRVSLVLKADIRPGYTGQLTAKVQRIEDELGA from the coding sequence GTGATTGTTGCTTTCAGCGTCAGCCCGATGGGTGGTGACGAGTCCGGCGGCGTCGGCGCGGCCGTCGCCGCGGCCGTGCGGGTGGTGCGCGAGTCGGGTCTGCCCAACGAGACCAATGCGATGTTCACGAACATCGAGGGCGAGTGGGACGAGGTGATGGCCGTGGTCAAACGGGCCGTGGACGCGGTGGCGGCGGCGTCCCCGCGGGTCAGCCTGGTCCTCAAGGCCGACATCCGGCCCGGCTACACCGGCCAGCTGACCGCGAAGGTGCAGCGCATCGAGGACGAACTCGGCGCCTAG